From Dasypus novemcinctus isolate mDasNov1 chromosome 11, mDasNov1.1.hap2, whole genome shotgun sequence, one genomic window encodes:
- the MRPS18A gene encoding large ribosomal subunit protein mL66: MAALNTLVSGCGWLLRRFLTGPAAASWARPPARGFREVVETQEGKTTVMEGRITATPKESPNPPNPSGQCPICRWNLKHKYNYEDVLLLSQFIRPHGGMLPRRITGLCREEHRKIEECVKMAHRAGLFPNHRPRLPEGFVPKSKPQFNRYLTRWSRRSVKPIYNKGPRWNKVRMAVGSPLLKDNVSYSGMPLLLHH; the protein is encoded by the exons ATGGCGGCTCTCAATACCTTGGTGTCTGGCTGTGGGTGGCTGCTCCGGCGGTTTCTGACGGGTCCAGCCGCTGCTAGTTGGGCTCGGCCTCCAGCTCGCGGATTCAGGGAAG TGGTGGAGACCCAAGAAGGGAAGACAACTGTA ATGGAAGGCCGTATCACAGCGACTCCCAAAGAGAGTCCAAATCCCCCTAACCCCTCTGGCCAGTGCCCCATCTGTCGTTGGAATCTGAAGCATAAGTATAACTACGAG GATGTACTGCTGCTGAGTCAGTTCATCCGGCCTCACGGAGGCATGCTGCCCCGAAGGATCACAGGCCTGTGCCGGGAGGAGCACCGGAAGATTGAGGAGTGTGTGAAGATGGCCCACCGGGCAG GGTTGTTCCCAAATCACAGGCCTCGGCTTCCAGAAGGATTTGTTCCCAAAAGCAAACCCCAATTCAACCG GTACCTGACCCGCTGGTCTCGCCGATCCGTCAAGCCCATCTACAACAAAGGCCCCCGCTGGAACAAAGTACGCATGGCCGTGGGGTCACCCCTGTTGAAGGACAACGTCTCCTACTCAGGGATGCCTTTGTTGCTGCATCATTGA